A region of Labeo rohita strain BAU-BD-2019 chromosome 2, IGBB_LRoh.1.0, whole genome shotgun sequence DNA encodes the following proteins:
- the ptger4c gene encoding prostaglandin E receptor 4 (subtype EP4) c: MEKRSVDFKFVEPLALVNLSDMNDSLLNVGLNVSEVLVPFANSSSLSLDYRSLITSATMFGVGVLGNLVAIVVLCISKKEQKETTFYTLVCGMAITDLLGTCFTSPVVIATYIAGRWPGGALLCHFFSFSMLFFGSAGMSILCAMSVERYLAINHAYFYSQHVDRAMARFALMATYLANIVLCIMPSFGFGKHKRHFPGTWCFLDWRAMDPVGASYTFLYGGFMLLLIAVTVLCNFAVCRSLVGMSKMSRMVRAEVSGHTGSRRRFKLTSAAEIQMFWLLIFMTIVFLICSIPLVVRIFINQLYDPAYISSGRSPDYRSDLLAIRFASFNPILDPWVYILCRKNLLTKGCTRLKPTIGLRKGDHSRVLGWMDGQHSPQSFAQSNCTSYASLRTAICRNDVGKQTRTNTKSYVDLTLRQAWDFDTALAEFHPFSIEQNGVMGFDEDEGASSPKLLAKTVVVLPTVQILENKAEIVTCTFSTPSSCVSEKCLRQ; this comes from the exons ATGGAAAAGCGAAGTGTAGACTTTAAGTTTGTGGAACCACTCGCACTTGTCAACCTTTCAGAcatgaatgattcactgctGAACGTGGGTTTGAATGTGTCAGAAGTGCTCGTGCCTTTCGCCAACAGCTCGTCTTTGAGTTTGGACTATCGCTCTCTCATCACTTCGGCCACTATGTTTGGTGTCGGGGTCCTCGGAAACCTCGTGGCGATCGTAGTGCTTTGCATCTCCAAAAAGGAGCAAAAGGAGACCACCTTCTACACTCTGGTGTGTGGGATGGCCATCACGGACCTGTTGGGCACCTGTTTCACCAGTCCGGTGGTCATCGCCACATACATCGCGGGCAGGTGGCCGGGCGGAGCGCTCCTGTGCCATTTCTTCTCCTTCTCCATGCTGTTCTTCGGCTCGGCTGGCATGTCTATTCTGTGCGCAATGTCAGTGGAGAGATATCTGGCCATAAACCACGCGTACTTCTACTCGCAGCATGTGGACCGGGCCATGGCTCGGTTCGCGTTGATGGCGACGTACCTGGCCAATATCGTGCTGTGCATCATGCCCAGTTTTGGTTTTGGAAAGCACAAGCGACACTTTCCTGGAACTTGGTGCTTCTTGGACTGGCGCGCCATGGACCCTGTCGGCGCATCGTACACGTTTCTGTACGGAGGTTTCATGCTGCTCTTAATCGCTGTCACCGTTCTGTGTAATTTTGCCGTGTGTCGTTCACTGGTCGGGATGAGTAAAATGAGTCGCATGGTGAGGGCAGAGGTATCCGGACACACAGGGTCCAGGCGCAGATTCAAACTGACATCTGCAGCAGAGATCCAGATGTTCTGGCTGCTAATTTTCATGACCATCGTGTTCCTGATATGCTCCATCCCTTTAGTG GTGCGCATTTTCATTAACCAGCTGTATGATCCGGCTTACATATCATCAGGCAGAAGTCCAGACTATCGCAGTGATCTCCTGGCCATTAGATTTGCCTCCTTCAACCCTATCCTGGATCCATGGGTTTATATTCTGTGCAGGAAAAACTTATTAACCAAAGGCTGCACACGACTCAAGCCTACTATTGGACTGAGGAAAGGGGACCATAGTCGTGTTTTGGGTTGGATGGATGGTCAGCACTCACCTCAGTCATTTGCCCAAAGCAACTGCACAAGCTACGCATCATTGCGCACGGCCATCTGTAGAAACGACGTGGGTAAACAGACCAGAACGAACACTAAATCTTATGTGGACTTAACCCTTCGCCAGGCATGGGACTTTGATACAGCTCTGGCTGAGTTTCATCCTTTCAGCATCGAGCAGAATGGTGTCATGGGGTTTGATGAGGATGAAGGAGCATCAAGCCCCAAACTCCTCGCCAAGACTGTTGTGGTGCTACCAACCGTTCAGATATTAGAAAATAAGGCTGAAATAGTAACCTGCACTTTCAGTACACCAAGTTCATGTGTATCAGAAAAGTGCTTGAGACAATGA